A genome region from Natranaeroarchaeum sulfidigenes includes the following:
- a CDS encoding 30S ribosomal protein S4e produces the protein MTNHQKRLSAPDSWPVERKTETFTVKADDGPHGDAGVPLVVLLRDVLGYADSKKEARYALESGNVLINGDEVRDYRRPVGMFDILAFVEREEYYRVFPDEGGRLALTEIDAESAGSKLGKIIGKRQVAGGDTQLNLHDGQNLLVEDASEYGGDDSLVVDNETDEIVAHFPYEEGALVTAVSGQHAGEIGEATTIEVTPGSGENRVEVEGVAGSPDFETVEEYVVVIDENFVEGGLDDDAAEDADDEEVSDDE, from the coding sequence ATGACGAACCACCAGAAACGACTATCCGCACCGGATTCCTGGCCGGTCGAGCGCAAGACGGAAACGTTCACCGTCAAGGCCGACGACGGCCCCCACGGCGACGCAGGGGTTCCCCTCGTCGTCCTGCTGCGGGACGTGCTCGGCTACGCCGACTCCAAGAAGGAAGCACGGTACGCGCTCGAATCGGGGAACGTCCTGATCAACGGCGACGAGGTACGCGATTACCGCCGTCCCGTCGGGATGTTCGATATCCTCGCATTCGTCGAGCGCGAAGAGTACTACCGCGTCTTCCCCGACGAGGGAGGACGCCTCGCACTGACCGAGATCGACGCCGAATCCGCGGGCAGCAAGCTCGGAAAGATCATCGGCAAGCGTCAGGTCGCCGGCGGCGACACCCAGCTCAACCTCCACGACGGGCAGAACCTGCTCGTCGAGGACGCGAGCGAATACGGCGGGGACGACTCGCTGGTCGTCGACAACGAGACCGACGAAATCGTCGCCCACTTCCCGTACGAGGAAGGCGCACTCGTCACGGCGGTCAGCGGACAGCACGCCGGCGAGATCGGCGAGGCGACGACGATCGAAGTGACGCCCGGCAGCGGTGAGAACCGCGTCGAAGTCGAAGGCGTCGCGGGAAGCCCCGACTTCGAGACCGTCGAGGAGTACGTCGTCGTTATCGACGAGAACTTCGTCGAGGGAGGTCTCGACGACGATGCGGCTGAAGACGCCGACGATGAGGAGGTGAGCGACGATGAGTGA
- the rplX gene encoding 50S ribosomal protein L24 encodes MSRQPHKQRNEVENASLHELHRYVQATLSSELREEYDTRRTRVNAGDTVEVMRGDHAGQEGEVVQVDLKDSVLHVEDVTVETADGEEVPRPLDPSNVRIIDLDLSDDRREERLQGDTQ; translated from the coding sequence ATGTCACGACAACCACACAAACAACGAAACGAAGTGGAGAACGCCTCCCTGCACGAGCTTCACAGGTACGTGCAGGCGACGCTCTCTTCGGAACTCCGTGAGGAGTACGACACTCGACGGACCCGCGTCAACGCGGGCGACACTGTCGAGGTCATGCGCGGCGACCACGCCGGGCAGGAAGGCGAAGTCGTTCAGGTCGACCTGAAAGACTCCGTCCTCCACGTCGAGGACGTCACGGTCGAGACCGCTGACGGCGAAGAGGTCCCACGGCCGCTGGATCCCAGCAACGTGCGGATCATCGACCTCGACCTCTCCGACGACCGTCGCGAGGAGCGACTCCAGGGTGATACCCAATGA
- a CDS encoding 50S ribosomal protein L14, translated as MEAMKADVTQGLEKGSLITCADNTGARELRVISVSGYSGTKNRHPKAGIGDKITVSVTKGTPEMRRQVLEAVVIRQRKPIRRPDGTRLKFEDNAAVIIDENEEPRGTEIKGPIAREVAERFGSIASTATMIV; from the coding sequence ATGGAAGCGATGAAAGCTGACGTGACCCAGGGCCTCGAAAAGGGGTCCCTGATCACGTGTGCCGACAACACTGGTGCACGCGAACTGCGCGTCATCAGCGTATCCGGCTACTCGGGGACGAAGAACCGTCACCCGAAAGCCGGCATCGGCGACAAGATCACCGTCTCGGTCACCAAGGGGACGCCCGAAATGCGTCGTCAGGTGCTCGAAGCGGTGGTCATCCGCCAGCGAAAGCCCATCCGACGCCCCGACGGCACGCGCCTCAAGTTCGAGGACAACGCGGCCGTCATCATCGACGAGAACGAGGAACCGCGCGGGACCGAGATCAAGGGTCCGATCGCGCGGGAAGTCGCAGAGCGGTTCGGAAGTATCGCAAGCACGGCTACGATGATTGTATAG
- a CDS encoding ribonuclease P protein component 1, whose product MPLTPETLPRHELNGLYVRVVDAPNPDLIGIAGRVVVETANTLHVSDVAAEESRVRQVPKQGSTFEFALEHADTDEAAAPVNGAGIMSKLEAESTADPSEDGRETDADGPSGEGVTYVTVDGSRLLSRPAERTETRGTSPWQLD is encoded by the coding sequence ATGCCACTGACACCCGAGACACTCCCACGACACGAACTCAATGGCCTGTACGTACGGGTCGTTGACGCCCCAAACCCCGATCTGATCGGGATAGCGGGGCGTGTCGTGGTCGAGACCGCAAACACGCTCCATGTGAGCGACGTGGCGGCCGAGGAGTCTCGGGTGCGGCAGGTGCCAAAGCAGGGATCGACGTTCGAGTTCGCGCTCGAACACGCAGACACAGATGAAGCCGCCGCCCCAGTGAATGGGGCGGGGATCATGTCCAAACTGGAGGCCGAGTCGACGGCGGACCCGTCGGAAGACGGTCGGGAAACCGACGCTGACGGCCCCTCCGGCGAGGGCGTGACCTACGTTACGGTGGATGGCTCACGACTGCTCTCACGACCCGCAGAACGCACCGAAACACGAGGTACATCACCATGGCAATTGGATTAG
- the rpmC gene encoding 50S ribosomal protein L29, with the protein MGILHVEEIRDMTAAEREAELDELKTELLNAKAVQAAGGAPDDPGRISELRRTIARIKTIQSEEGDFEDDE; encoded by the coding sequence ATGGGGATCCTCCACGTCGAAGAGATCCGCGATATGACGGCGGCCGAGCGTGAGGCCGAACTCGACGAACTCAAGACCGAACTGCTGAACGCGAAAGCAGTGCAGGCCGCTGGTGGCGCCCCGGACGATCCGGGTCGCATCAGCGAACTGCGTCGGACCATCGCCCGGATCAAGACGATCCAGAGCGAAGAAGGCGACTTCGAAGACGACGAATAA
- a CDS encoding 30S ribosomal protein S3, whose translation MADEHEFIEDGLQLSQIDEFFEEELGRAGYGGMDVAKTPMGTQIVLEAEKPGMVIGKGGENIRKITTALEDRFNLEDPQIDVQEVEEPDLNARIVADRLANALERGWYFRKAGHTTLERIMDAGALGAEIVLSGKVTGARSRVEKFNDGYIKHNGEPAETIVDHGQGVAVMKLGTIGVDVKIIPPGAELPDDFRIEEDADVSELAAEVETDEGVEELLEEPEDEELEELEAEAADSEAAADVADEEVVEEVIETDEPAEEFEEVEVPEGDDEIAEELDELDEEVEEEADELLDEMEEEIDDEEGDA comes from the coding sequence ATGGCAGACGAACACGAGTTCATCGAAGACGGCCTTCAACTGTCCCAGATCGACGAGTTCTTCGAAGAGGAGCTCGGCCGAGCCGGCTACGGTGGCATGGACGTCGCCAAGACGCCGATGGGCACACAGATCGTCCTGGAAGCCGAGAAACCCGGTATGGTGATCGGCAAGGGCGGAGAGAACATCCGCAAGATCACGACGGCCCTCGAAGATCGGTTCAACCTCGAGGATCCCCAGATCGACGTTCAGGAGGTCGAAGAGCCCGACCTGAACGCACGGATCGTCGCCGACCGACTCGCCAATGCGCTCGAACGCGGCTGGTACTTCCGAAAGGCGGGCCACACCACGCTCGAACGCATCATGGATGCTGGCGCGCTGGGTGCCGAGATCGTGCTCTCCGGGAAGGTCACCGGTGCTCGCTCACGCGTCGAGAAGTTCAACGACGGCTACATCAAGCACAACGGCGAGCCCGCCGAAACCATCGTGGATCACGGTCAGGGCGTCGCAGTGATGAAGCTCGGAACGATCGGCGTTGACGTCAAGATCATCCCGCCGGGAGCCGAGCTCCCCGACGACTTCCGCATCGAGGAAGACGCCGACGTCTCCGAGCTCGCAGCAGAGGTCGAGACCGACGAGGGCGTCGAGGAGCTGCTCGAAGAGCCCGAAGACGAGGAGCTCGAAGAGCTCGAAGCCGAAGCGGCCGACTCCGAGGCTGCCGCCGATGTCGCCGACGAGGAAGTCGTCGAGGAAGTCATCGAGACCGACGAGCCTGCAGAGGAGTTCGAGGAGGTCGAGGTTCCCGAAGGCGACGACGAGATCGCCGAGGAGCTCGACGAACTCGACGAGGAAGTCGAGGAGGAGGCTGACGAACTGCTCGACGAGATGGAAGAGGAGATCGACGACGAGGAGGGTGATGCCTGA
- a CDS encoding 50S ribosomal protein L22, whose product MGINYSVDADPETTAKAMLRERHMSHKHSRAIAREIKGKTAAEAVEYLEAVIDEEQPVPFRQHNSGVGHRSGIDGWDAGRYPEKASKAFIDLLQNGMNNAEQQGFEPEEMLIEHVAAHKVGEVQGRKPRAMGRASPWNTMEVDVELILAEPEEGGDE is encoded by the coding sequence ATGGGAATCAACTACAGCGTCGACGCCGACCCGGAGACCACCGCGAAAGCGATGCTTCGGGAGCGTCATATGAGCCACAAGCACAGCAGGGCGATCGCCCGAGAGATCAAGGGCAAGACGGCCGCCGAGGCCGTCGAGTACCTCGAAGCGGTCATCGACGAGGAACAGCCCGTTCCGTTCCGACAGCACAACAGCGGCGTTGGTCACCGCTCGGGTATCGACGGCTGGGACGCCGGTCGATACCCCGAGAAGGCCAGCAAGGCCTTCATCGATCTGCTGCAGAACGGCATGAACAACGCGGAGCAGCAGGGATTCGAGCCCGAGGAGATGCTCATCGAACACGTCGCCGCCCACAAGGTCGGCGAAGTTCAGGGTCGCAAACCCCGCGCGATGGGTCGTGCGAGCCCCTGGAACACGATGGAGGTCGACGTCGAGCTGATCCTCGCAGAACCCGAAGAGGGAGGTGACGAATAA
- a CDS encoding 30S ribosomal protein S19 has protein sequence MSGSEYRTGREGEFTYRGHTLDELQDMDVDEVAELLPARQRRTIERGLGVEHEKLLERARETSEDESTNNPIRTHLRDMPVLPEFVGLTFAVHNGQGFERVEIEPEMIGHYLGEFQLTRNSVEHGQAGIGATRSSKFVPLK, from the coding sequence ATGAGTGGATCAGAATACAGAACCGGTCGCGAAGGCGAGTTCACCTATCGCGGCCATACGCTCGACGAGTTGCAGGACATGGACGTAGACGAAGTCGCGGAACTGCTTCCCGCACGACAGCGGCGAACCATCGAACGCGGACTCGGTGTCGAGCACGAGAAACTGCTCGAACGGGCCCGCGAGACGAGCGAAGACGAGTCCACGAACAACCCGATCCGAACCCACCTTCGTGACATGCCGGTACTGCCGGAGTTCGTTGGTCTTACCTTCGCGGTCCACAACGGTCAGGGCTTCGAGCGCGTGGAAATCGAGCCCGAGATGATCGGACATTATCTCGGCGAGTTCCAGTTGACCCGAAATTCGGTCGAACACGGACAGGCCGGGATCGGAGCGACCCGCTCGTCGAAGTTCGTACCGCTCAAATAA
- a CDS encoding 50S ribosomal protein L2, protein MGRRIQGQRRGRGGSTFRAPSHRYKSDKQHKTPEESDLVSGTVVDIEHDPARSAPIAVVEFEDGDQRMILTPEGVAVGDTIQVGISAEIQPGNTLPLAEIPEGVPVCNVESSPGDGGKFARSSGVSADLITHDRDAAVVQLPSGEVKRLDPECRATIGVVAGGGRTEKPFVKAGNKYHKMKARGTKYPRVRGVAMNAVDHPFGGGGRQHPGKPKSVSRDTPPGRKVGDIASSRTGRGGKE, encoded by the coding sequence ATGGGACGACGAATTCAGGGACAGCGACGCGGTCGCGGTGGCTCGACGTTCCGGGCTCCCTCGCACCGATACAAGTCCGACAAGCAGCACAAGACCCCCGAAGAGAGCGATCTCGTCTCCGGGACGGTCGTCGATATCGAACACGACCCAGCGCGCAGTGCGCCGATTGCGGTCGTCGAGTTCGAGGACGGCGATCAGCGGATGATCCTTACCCCCGAAGGTGTCGCAGTCGGCGATACCATTCAGGTTGGGATCTCCGCGGAGATCCAGCCGGGCAACACGCTTCCGCTCGCCGAGATTCCGGAAGGTGTCCCCGTCTGTAACGTCGAGTCCAGCCCCGGAGACGGTGGCAAGTTCGCCCGATCCTCGGGCGTCAGCGCCGACCTCATCACGCACGACCGCGACGCGGCTGTCGTCCAGCTGCCAAGCGGCGAGGTCAAGCGACTCGATCCCGAGTGCCGAGCGACCATCGGGGTCGTCGCCGGTGGTGGCCGAACGGAGAAACCGTTCGTCAAAGCCGGTAACAAGTATCACAAAATGAAAGCCCGGGGCACGAAGTACCCACGCGTCCGTGGCGTTGCCATGAACGCGGTCGACCACCCCTTCGGTGGCGGTGGCCGCCAGCACCCCGGCAAGCCGAAATCCGTCTCGCGGGATACACCGCCGGGCCGGAAGGTCGGTGACATCGCGTCCAGCCGAACCGGACGAGGTGGAAAAGAATGA
- a CDS encoding 50S ribosomal protein L23: MTQDRDVIVHPLVTEKAMNDMDFENKLQFVVDVDAAKPEIADAVSHRFDVEVVDVNTQITMDGTKKATVELGPDDAADEVASRIGVF, translated from the coding sequence ATGACGCAGGATCGAGACGTCATCGTTCATCCGCTCGTCACCGAGAAGGCGATGAACGACATGGACTTCGAGAACAAGCTGCAGTTCGTCGTCGACGTCGATGCCGCGAAGCCGGAGATCGCCGACGCGGTTTCCCATCGCTTCGACGTCGAAGTCGTCGACGTGAACACACAGATCACCATGGACGGAACCAAGAAAGCGACAGTCGAACTCGGCCCCGACGACGCGGCCGACGAAGTCGCATCCAGAATCGGGGTGTTCTGA
- the rpl4p gene encoding 50S ribosomal protein L4 produces the protein MQATVRDLDGEDAGTIDLPDVFETPIRTDLIERAVLAAQANRKQDYGSDEYAGLRTPAESQGSGRGMAHVPRENGTARRVPQAVSGRRAHPPKAEKDQGLDINDKERKLATRAAIAATADAEAVAERGHEFDEDLELPLVVDDEFEELEKTQEVVSLLEALGVHEDIERADENRSVRAGRGTTRGRKYTNPRSILFVTSSEAGPSRAARNLAGADVATASEVNTEDLAPGANGGRLTVFTESAIEEVADR, from the coding sequence ATGCAGGCAACAGTACGTGACCTCGACGGTGAGGACGCGGGCACGATCGACCTTCCGGACGTCTTCGAGACGCCGATCCGGACGGATCTGATCGAGCGCGCAGTGCTCGCCGCTCAGGCAAACCGGAAACAGGACTACGGCTCGGACGAGTACGCTGGGCTTCGCACACCTGCGGAGTCACAGGGTAGCGGTCGCGGCATGGCACACGTGCCACGGGAGAACGGTACCGCACGCCGTGTCCCGCAGGCCGTCAGTGGCCGCCGCGCACACCCGCCGAAGGCCGAGAAAGATCAGGGCCTCGACATCAACGACAAGGAGCGAAAGCTCGCGACCCGCGCCGCGATCGCCGCAACGGCGGACGCGGAAGCAGTCGCCGAACGCGGTCACGAGTTCGACGAGGATCTCGAACTCCCGCTCGTCGTCGACGACGAGTTCGAGGAGCTTGAGAAGACCCAGGAGGTCGTCTCCCTGCTCGAAGCCCTCGGCGTCCACGAGGACATCGAACGCGCCGACGAGAACCGATCGGTCCGCGCTGGTCGAGGGACGACCCGCGGACGGAAGTACACGAACCCGCGGTCGATCCTCTTTGTCACGTCGAGCGAGGCTGGCCCGTCCCGAGCGGCCCGCAACCTCGCCGGCGCAGACGTCGCGACGGCGAGCGAGGTCAACACGGAAGACCTCGCGCCCGGCGCGAACGGAGGCCGACTGACGGTGTTTACCGAGAGCGCCATCGAGGAGGTGGCAGACCGATGA
- a CDS encoding 50S ribosomal protein L3, whose protein sequence is MPQPSRPRKGSLGFGPRKRATSEVPRFNSWPSDDGQPTLQGFAGYKAGMTHVVMINDEADSPTEGMEETVPVTIVETPPMRAVALRAYEDTPYGQKPLTEVWATEFHEELDRTLDLPEEHDADAAETEIRDAVAEGRIADLRMITHTVPSEVKSVPKKKPDVMETRIGGGSIEDRLEYGLELLEDGGEHDADQIFRPGEYMDVAGVTKGKGTQGPVKRWGVQKRKGKHARQGWRRRIGNLGPWNPSRVRSTVPQQGQTGYHQRTELNKRLIDLGDDDVTPAGGLVNYGEIDGEYALVKGSLPGPSQRVLRFRQAVRPNDQPRLDPEVRYVSTESNQG, encoded by the coding sequence ATGCCACAACCAAGCAGACCACGCAAAGGCTCGTTGGGATTCGGCCCACGCAAGCGTGCGACCAGCGAGGTCCCACGCTTCAACTCGTGGCCGAGTGACGACGGACAGCCGACGCTTCAGGGTTTTGCCGGCTACAAGGCTGGCATGACCCACGTGGTGATGATCAACGACGAAGCCGACTCGCCCACCGAGGGAATGGAGGAGACGGTTCCGGTCACCATCGTGGAGACGCCGCCCATGCGGGCGGTCGCCCTGCGAGCGTACGAGGACACGCCCTACGGTCAGAAACCGCTGACCGAAGTCTGGGCCACCGAGTTCCACGAGGAACTCGATCGCACACTTGACCTTCCCGAGGAACACGACGCGGACGCCGCGGAGACGGAGATCCGCGACGCAGTTGCCGAGGGTCGGATCGCCGACCTCCGGATGATCACGCATACGGTTCCGAGCGAGGTCAAGAGCGTTCCGAAAAAGAAACCCGATGTCATGGAGACTCGGATCGGCGGCGGCTCCATCGAGGACCGCCTCGAGTACGGTCTCGAACTGCTGGAAGACGGCGGCGAACACGACGCCGACCAGATCTTCCGGCCCGGCGAGTACATGGACGTCGCCGGTGTGACGAAAGGGAAAGGAACGCAGGGCCCAGTCAAGCGATGGGGCGTTCAGAAACGAAAAGGAAAGCACGCACGTCAGGGCTGGCGGCGCCGGATCGGTAACCTCGGCCCGTGGAACCCGTCCCGAGTTCGCTCGACGGTTCCACAGCAGGGTCAGACCGGCTACCACCAGCGAACGGAGCTGAACAAACGCCTGATCGATCTCGGCGACGACGACGTCACCCCCGCGGGTGGCCTCGTCAACTACGGCGAGATCGACGGCGAGTACGCGCTCGTGAAAGGGTCCCTTCCAGGGCCCTCCCAGCGCGTCCTTCGGTTCCGCCAGGCCGTGCGACCGAACGACCAGCCGCGCCTCGATCCCGAGGTGCGCTACGTATCTACGGAATCGAATCAAGGATAA